Within Garra rufa chromosome 9, GarRuf1.0, whole genome shotgun sequence, the genomic segment actcccatgattccacactcagtCATGGCATCctcaaactacgcctttgtttcgTTGTTTGTTTTGATTATGCACTCTCTAGCAACGGAAATTACATGTTGTGCCTTTTTAAGATGGTATAGTTCAGAGGCATGCTTTGGAATTCTGTAGTTTTGAATTtggacatttttatttattttttgtttctattttaatttgtcctttcattttaatttaatttgaatttttagTTTAACGTTAACCTTTTTTGAATAATTTcagcgttttttttttagtattgttAGTGCGTGTTAAATTATAGAATTTTAATAGTGGCATTGAATATCTCAGGGCTGAAGGCAGTTTATACAGTTTGTTCAAACAATATTTTCTGTATCAAAAACTGATACctagaaaaatataattttttcattaaatgaaacaaagtcaaacattaatttctaaatatacattaaatattataaataaattatatatttaatattaatattaatttatttgtggCCTGTTTTTTTCCAATTGTTTTGGAGTAAAGAAAATGTCAATTTAGTTAACTCAATGTGAAGTGTGTTGGTACATTGGAATGCTaactggtaacactttaaaataaggtgtcatttgttaacattagttaatgtattaactaacatgaacaaacaatgaacaatacatttattcatctttgttaatgttattaaataaaaatacagtcgttcattgttcgttcatgttagttcacagtgaaCAAACACAACTTtccattttaataatgcattagtaaatgaaattaagataatattaataaatgctgtagaagtatttgttcattcttagttcatttGAACTAATATAGTTAACTAATGCTATCTcctgaaccttattgtaaagtagcagttaattttgtttcagtttttcagTTAGTATTTTAGTCtacattttcttttagttttccCTTACATTACTTATGTTATTCCAGTCTGTTTTTTTGGGGTGCTTCATTATTATTAACACTGCCCGTTAAAGGGATAGctgacccaaaaataaaaattctgtcattaattactcaccctcatgagagctttctaaccctccaTATACAGCAAGGATACCACCAAGGTCAAGACACAGTAATGACaaagacaaagaaaacaaaaatactgactttattcaatgatttcttCTCTCCCGGGACAGTCCTCTGCCATTATTGAGAGTACTACGTGTTCTATGTCAGTAGCATCACACACATGCCGAAGGACTGTCCCGGAAGAGCCagattgttaaataaagtcgttatttttgcttTCCTTACATGCAAAAAGTATTatcgtagcttcataaatttacggttgaaccactgatgtcactatGATTTTTTAGCGAtctccttactacatttctgttccttgactgtgaaaatacccttgctgtctatgcagagtcggaaagctctcagatttcatcccaGAATattttgtgttacgaagatgaatgaaggtcttacgggtttggaacgacatgatggggagtaattaatgattaatttttgtttttgggtgaactaaccctttaactaaTTGGAGAAGTATAACCTAAACCTAACAAGATTCACTTGAGTTGACATTTGACCACACAAGACTGTTTCTTTATTAGTTCACATTATATTTTTCTGTTCCTTTGCCTCTCCACAGCTTCCTCCTCTCTGATTTTCCCTTGTCCCCATTGCTCTGTGACTTTCACTGACTTTACGTACTTGGACAAACACTTCAAATGGTGCCATCGAAGTGAATACCTGGCATGGGTGAAGAACCACAAAGTCTTCAACTGCTCTAAAATATCCTCCGGGATGCTCAGCTGCCCGTCGTGCCACTATCGTTTCTTCTCTCAGAGGCAGCTGGAAACCCACGTGCGCAAGGCCCACCTCCCTGTGCCCAAACCCATCCGAAAACGCTACACCTGCCCACAGTGTGATCGCAGTTTTGATTACATCGGTAACCTACAAAACCACTGCCGCAGATGCCACGACTTATCCACGGTGTGTAAAGATGGACAGATTAGCTGTGCCGAATGCGGTAAAAGCTTTGCTGGAGTCTGGGGTCTCGGACCCCATCGCTGCCACGAGGACGAGAAGAAATCTGAGGTAGGTGTTGACGGACCCATTTGTATGGATCGTGGCTATTTGTGCAGAGACTGTGGCAAGAACTGTTCTACGCTTCAATCTCTGACGATACACAAACGAACTCATACTGGCGAGAAGCCATGCGTCTGTGACGACTGCGGCCGTAGGTTTTACGATATGGGAAGTCTGCGGAAACACAAAGTCATACATACAGGAATCCGGCCATACAAGTGTCCGGAATGTGGGAAAGAGTTTGCAAGGATGCCACACCTCAGATGCCATCTGCGAACACACACGGGCGAAAGGCCGTACCCTTGCCCCCAATGCGGGATGAGGTTCAGCCATCTATCAACACTTCGAATCCACCAACTAGTTCACTCTAAGGAAAAAACATTTCCATGCCCTGACTGTGGAAAGATGTTCTCTGCTCCAAGGTACGTGAAGGTCCACCAAAGAGCGCACAATTCTGAGCGAATGCTTCAGTGTAGAGAATGTACAAAGACGTTTTCACGGGAAGACGTGCTTAAGAAACACCTACGCACTCACACGGGCGAACGGCCGTATCAGTGCAACGTCTGCACCAAGCGGTTTGTCCGCATCTCGCATCTGAAAAACCACATGCGAACGCATACTGGCGAGAAACCATACCGCTGCGAGCAGTGCGGCTCCAGCTACGCCCAATCCGGTGATTTGACCAAACACATGCGGAGACACACAGGCGAAAAACCCTTCGCCTGTTCTGACTGCGACCGCCGCTTCAACAACTCGGGCGACCTGAGCAAGCACAGGCGCAGTCACACGGGCCACAGACCCTACAAGTGTATggagtgcgggaagagttttctCATGCCCCAGCACCTGAAGTTACACAAACTGACACATACGGGCGAGAGGCCGTACAGCTGCCTCAAGTGTTTCCGCACCTTCACTCGCCCACACCATCTGTCTCAACACATGGAAAAGCACACATAAGGATGGATGGAGGATGGATAGCAGCACTACTTCTGTCTACTCTGAGTTTCATTAA encodes:
- the LOC141342784 gene encoding uncharacterized protein, which encodes MKAKLLKKKISRKKKTKKEPLPTNGDGISIDADETKTSNGTQDCATNTCPEVTQIKAEEGELEALGVLTVSSEQHQQQKQQKVSLQPHPPAFRAFVPKTEPDCIPLNPPSFQVKTEPGFFEVLQRESALIVKEENESWKEMKLETLEENSMGDSVLEKNTASSSLIFPCPHCSVTFTDFTYLDKHFKWCHRSEYLAWVKNHKVFNCSKISSGMLSCPSCHYRFFSQRQLETHVRKAHLPVPKPIRKRYTCPQCDRSFDYIGNLQNHCRRCHDLSTVCKDGQISCAECGKSFAGVWGLGPHRCHEDEKKSEVGVDGPICMDRGYLCRDCGKNCSTLQSLTIHKRTHTGEKPCVCDDCGRRFYDMGSLRKHKVIHTGIRPYKCPECGKEFARMPHLRCHLRTHTGERPYPCPQCGMRFSHLSTLRIHQLVHSKEKTFPCPDCGKMFSAPRYVKVHQRAHNSERMLQCRECTKTFSREDVLKKHLRTHTGERPYQCNVCTKRFVRISHLKNHMRTHTGEKPYRCEQCGSSYAQSGDLTKHMRRHTGEKPFACSDCDRRFNNSGDLSKHRRSHTGHRPYKCMECGKSFLMPQHLKLHKLTHTGERPYSCLKCFRTFTRPHHLSQHMEKHT